One genomic window of Daphnia pulex isolate KAP4 chromosome 10, ASM2113471v1 includes the following:
- the LOC124205146 gene encoding histone H2A, translated as MSGRGKGGKVKGKSKTRSSRAGLQFPVGRIHRMLRKGSYAERVGAGAPVYLAAVMEYLAAEVLELAGNAARDNKKTRIIPRHLQLAIRNDEELNKLLSGVTIAQGGVLPNIQAVLLPKKTDKPAKA; from the coding sequence AGGCAAAGTCAAGGGAAAGTCAAAGACCCGTTCCAGCAGGGCCGGACTTCAATTCCCCGTCGGTCGTATCCACCGAATGCTCCGCAAGGGATCGTACGCTGAGCGCGTCGGTGCCGGTGCCCCCGTCTACTTGGCTGCCGTCATGGAGTACTTGGCCGCTGAGGTCCTCGAGTTGGCCGGTAACGCTGCCCGTGACAACAAGAAGACCCGCATCATCCCTCGTCACTTGCAATTGGCCATCcgcaacgacgaagagttGAACAAACTTCTCTCCGGTGTCACCATCGCTCAGGGTGGTGTTTTGCCCAACATCCAGGCCGTTCTCTTGCCCAAGAAGACCGACAAACCCGCCAAGGCTTAA